A stretch of Microbacterium caowuchunii DNA encodes these proteins:
- a CDS encoding MBL fold metallo-hydrolase produces the protein MTASTGYAVLTEPREGLVRDQRGVSNSATLIWDGDDAVLVDTFPLTDQNDRLIEWIRSRGKNLAAVYVTHGHGDHTFGIGQLREAFPRARFLATPGTSRSSRDKPRRTCTRASGTGSSPVSVRDDVGDPTLLDSGARATRRTRSARRRLRAQGRSPWRLAHRHRRDHRYLRDVAEVERTASDALDFYRRMLAVQPGRLNIGSLWGAARALMPEPPADSAPR, from the coding sequence ATGACGGCGTCAACGGGATACGCGGTGCTGACCGAACCGCGCGAAGGACTGGTCCGTGATCAGCGCGGGGTGTCGAATTCGGCAACCCTCATCTGGGACGGGGACGACGCCGTGCTCGTCGATACGTTCCCACTCACAGATCAGAACGACCGGCTGATCGAGTGGATCCGTTCCCGGGGGAAGAACCTCGCGGCGGTCTACGTCACCCACGGTCACGGCGACCACACGTTCGGCATCGGCCAGCTCCGCGAGGCGTTCCCCCGCGCCCGCTTCCTGGCCACTCCCGGCACCTCGCGGAGTTCGAGAGACAAGCCGCGCCGGACATGTACGAGGGCTTCTGGAACAGGCTCTTCCCCCGTATCTGTCCGAGACGACGTCGGAGACCCGACTCTCCTGGATAGCGGCGCTCGAGCGACTCGACGAACTCGCTCCGCCCGGCGTCGTCTGCGCGCACAAGGACGCTCGCCGTGGAGACTCGCCCACCGACATCGACGCGACCATCGGTACCTCCGGGATGTCGCGGAAGTCGAGCGCACGGCTTCGGACGCCCTCGATTTCTACCGGCGGATGCTCGCCGTGCAACCCGGCCGGCTCAACATCGGGTCGTTGTGGGGCGCGGCGAGAGCGCTCATGCCCGAGCCCCCGGCCGACAGCGCGCCGAGGTGA
- a CDS encoding YhgE/Pip domain-containing protein — protein sequence MRNVWRVFTRDLKRLGRVPLAWVIIGGALITPSLYAWFNISAFWDPFDNTKNLSIAVVNLDQGASTSLTGEVNVGDQLVAQLKDNDDLGWHFVSKDEAMRAVESGSSYAAFVVPETFTADLLSLTSGDFTQPKLQYYVNEKLNGVAPEITDTGATTIQTQMTDAFTEQVASAVATAIKSGSAVAEQDVLDAEAKIIADLQDAAQIIAQTRGHLGELQTGIQSTREGLQANVLTLANIDGALGGIHGTLDEARTLADKAQSDLLRLAGQATTGHVIGSAEVAQGAASAIAAIGRVTAATDSLSAAVDAQRTLLGQASGLLTGLDAQLAQTSAALASLDADLAAVEGDMGVAVTDLRAVGGAAAWQELQTLTSLNPEQIAQFMSTPVVVNQHTIFPTNTYGSQMAALFINLSLWIGAFVLVVILKLEVDREEIPDLTERQSYLGRWTLFAGIAIMQAITLSTGNLIIGVQHVNPFVFVITPILIGLSYLSIIYALSVTFGYIGKGLVVILVIMQIPGASGIYPIELMPEFFQKLYPFFPFTYGIDAMREVISGFAGLAYWRYMGTLALFVAGAFFLGLVLRRSVSNLTRLFTQQVGATELFTSEEGAPSGPGYRLNHLLRALANRASYQARLAKRALPFARSYRKVRAAIITVGVAGILVLAALAMIFPDSKTEFVGLWILWLVVVFAALITLEYIRYSLRLSTEVGEMPEAEIRREITELEAQL from the coding sequence ATGCGGAACGTCTGGCGTGTGTTCACTCGCGATCTCAAGCGTCTGGGACGCGTCCCGCTGGCATGGGTCATCATCGGCGGCGCACTCATCACGCCGTCGCTGTACGCGTGGTTCAACATCTCGGCCTTCTGGGACCCCTTCGACAACACGAAGAACCTCAGCATCGCGGTCGTGAACCTCGATCAGGGCGCTTCGACGTCGCTGACGGGTGAGGTGAACGTCGGCGATCAGCTGGTCGCCCAGCTGAAGGACAACGATGACCTCGGGTGGCACTTCGTGTCGAAGGATGAGGCGATGCGCGCCGTCGAGAGCGGGTCGAGCTATGCCGCCTTCGTGGTGCCGGAGACCTTCACCGCCGATCTGCTGAGCCTCACCTCCGGCGACTTCACCCAGCCCAAGCTGCAGTACTACGTCAACGAGAAGCTGAACGGCGTCGCCCCCGAGATCACCGACACCGGTGCGACCACCATCCAGACGCAGATGACCGATGCGTTCACCGAACAGGTCGCGAGCGCCGTCGCGACGGCGATCAAGAGTGGCAGCGCCGTCGCCGAGCAGGACGTGCTGGACGCCGAGGCGAAGATCATCGCGGATCTGCAGGACGCCGCGCAGATCATCGCCCAGACCCGCGGGCATCTCGGCGAACTGCAGACAGGCATCCAGTCCACCCGTGAGGGGCTGCAGGCGAACGTCCTCACCCTCGCCAACATCGACGGAGCGCTGGGCGGCATCCACGGCACCCTCGACGAGGCCCGTACACTCGCGGACAAGGCCCAATCCGACCTCCTTCGCCTCGCCGGCCAGGCGACGACGGGCCACGTCATCGGATCGGCCGAAGTCGCACAGGGCGCGGCGTCCGCCATCGCCGCGATCGGCAGAGTGACCGCCGCGACCGACTCCCTGTCCGCCGCCGTCGATGCGCAGCGCACCCTGCTCGGACAGGCTTCCGGCCTGCTCACCGGTCTCGACGCCCAGCTCGCGCAGACCTCTGCCGCGCTCGCCTCGCTCGACGCGGATCTGGCTGCGGTCGAGGGCGACATGGGTGTCGCCGTGACCGACCTGCGCGCCGTCGGCGGCGCTGCCGCGTGGCAGGAGTTGCAGACCCTCACCTCGTTGAACCCCGAGCAGATCGCTCAGTTCATGTCGACCCCCGTGGTCGTGAACCAGCACACGATCTTCCCGACGAACACCTACGGCTCCCAGATGGCGGCGCTGTTCATCAACCTGTCACTGTGGATCGGCGCGTTCGTGCTGGTCGTGATCCTCAAGCTCGAGGTCGATCGCGAGGAGATCCCCGACCTCACCGAGCGGCAGAGCTACCTCGGACGATGGACGTTGTTCGCCGGGATCGCCATCATGCAGGCGATCACACTCAGCACGGGCAACCTGATCATCGGCGTCCAGCATGTGAATCCGTTCGTGTTCGTCATCACGCCGATCCTGATCGGGCTGAGTTACCTCAGCATCATCTATGCCCTGTCCGTCACCTTCGGTTACATCGGCAAGGGTCTGGTCGTGATCCTCGTGATCATGCAGATCCCCGGGGCCTCGGGCATCTACCCGATCGAGCTCATGCCGGAGTTCTTCCAGAAGCTGTACCCGTTCTTCCCCTTCACGTACGGCATCGACGCGATGCGCGAGGTGATCAGCGGGTTCGCTGGCCTCGCCTACTGGCGGTACATGGGCACGTTGGCGCTGTTCGTCGCCGGCGCGTTCTTCCTCGGCCTCGTGCTGCGTCGCAGCGTCTCCAACCTGACCCGGCTGTTCACCCAGCAGGTCGGCGCGACCGAGCTGTTCACCTCCGAGGAGGGTGCGCCGTCCGGACCCGGCTACCGCCTGAACCATCTCCTGCGCGCCCTCGCCAACCGTGCGAGCTACCAGGCGCGGCTGGCCAAGCGGGCGCTGCCGTTCGCCCGCTCCTACCGGAAGGTCCGTGCCGCCATCATCACCGTCGGTGTCGCCGGCATCCTGGTCCTCGCCGCGCTCGCCATGATCTTCCCGGACAGCAAGACCGAGTTCGTCGGGCTGTGGATCCTGTGGCTCGTCGTCGTCTTCGCCGCGCTGATCACCCTGGAGTACATCCGCTACAGCCTCCGTCTCTCGACGGAGGTCGGCGAGATGCCCGAAGCGGAGATACGACGAGAAATCACTGAACTGGAGGCGCAGCTGTGA
- a CDS encoding YhgE/Pip domain-containing protein, which translates to MKGIWGLFRADLRRATSNVMSVIVLCGLIVIPSAFTWFNVIGSWEPFDNTKNLKVAVASTDEGYTSALIPLHINVGSIVESALRANDQLDWVITSKKDAIAGTESGEYYAAMVLPKDFSERMLTFYTAGSQRTEIDFYMNDKSNPLAPLITSEGADDLSAKINAEFTKELSNVALSLVSSLSTSLSDSESQAAFARIEAHVGQAGVQLRAAAGTANMFTALLESSVPLVDGATNLLRAVESEFSDATGRVQEGLDASQGANGAIAQATQALTNAFAASEEQLGRFSGQIDRVFSTLDTDAGESVVRIEDMSGQLGELITRHEALRDRLIEDVEPNLPEEDQEAFAILLAGLETAIAQEKELQSRLGDMATTVAAGNADAQRFRGQLDSRISAAQSAIGNANTVYANDLKPTLDQLAAQLGAVGAGLGAIAGDVSAVTNAGEGAAALLQTAARDNRALADALTAAADGVDRVQQALSNAIDSGDFSQIAKIIGANPDVLATALAQPIGIDRIPVYPVVSFGAGMAPLYTILSLWVGALLLAVTLRVDPPRRAFEGDSDLQLRSDGGPPLKLHEQFLGRYAIFALMGLAQSTLVFLGNILLVGLDPVHPFLFMVVGWTTSLVFTFIIYTLVVSFSDAGKALAVFVLVIQVAGAGGAYPLSLLPEWFQNVSPFLPATHAIDAFRAALAGIYQGDYWISLGWLLAFLVPMALLGLALRKPLIGFNEKMEGMLQSTKLM; encoded by the coding sequence GTGAAAGGCATCTGGGGGCTCTTCCGCGCGGATCTCCGGCGCGCCACGAGCAATGTGATGTCCGTGATCGTCCTCTGCGGACTGATCGTGATCCCCTCGGCGTTCACGTGGTTCAACGTCATCGGCAGCTGGGAGCCGTTCGACAACACGAAGAACCTGAAGGTCGCAGTGGCGAGCACCGACGAGGGGTACACGAGCGCGCTCATCCCCCTCCATATCAACGTCGGCAGCATCGTCGAATCCGCGCTTCGCGCGAACGACCAGCTCGACTGGGTCATCACCTCGAAGAAGGACGCCATCGCCGGCACCGAATCCGGCGAGTACTACGCCGCGATGGTGCTGCCGAAGGACTTCAGCGAGCGGATGCTGACCTTCTACACGGCCGGGTCGCAGCGCACCGAGATCGACTTCTACATGAATGACAAGTCGAACCCGCTCGCTCCCCTGATCACCAGTGAAGGTGCCGACGACCTCTCGGCCAAGATCAACGCCGAGTTCACGAAGGAGCTCAGCAACGTCGCCCTCAGCCTGGTGTCCTCACTCTCGACCTCGCTGAGCGACTCCGAGTCCCAGGCGGCGTTCGCGCGGATCGAGGCGCATGTCGGACAGGCCGGCGTGCAGTTGCGCGCCGCCGCCGGGACGGCGAACATGTTCACGGCCCTGCTCGAGTCGAGCGTGCCCCTGGTGGACGGCGCGACCAACCTCCTGCGTGCCGTCGAGTCCGAGTTCTCGGATGCGACCGGCCGGGTGCAGGAGGGGCTGGATGCGTCCCAGGGCGCCAACGGCGCGATCGCCCAGGCCACCCAGGCCCTCACGAACGCCTTCGCCGCGAGCGAGGAGCAGCTCGGGCGTTTCTCGGGCCAGATCGACCGGGTGTTCTCGACGCTCGACACGGATGCGGGTGAGAGCGTCGTGCGCATCGAGGACATGTCCGGTCAGCTGGGCGAGCTCATCACCCGCCACGAGGCACTGCGCGACCGGCTCATCGAGGACGTCGAACCGAATCTTCCGGAGGAGGATCAGGAGGCGTTCGCGATTCTGCTGGCGGGGCTCGAGACCGCGATCGCGCAGGAGAAGGAACTCCAGTCCCGGCTGGGCGATATGGCCACGACCGTGGCTGCGGGCAACGCCGATGCACAGCGATTCCGCGGCCAGCTCGACAGCCGCATCTCCGCTGCGCAGTCGGCGATCGGGAACGCGAACACTGTGTACGCGAACGACCTGAAGCCGACCCTCGACCAGTTAGCTGCCCAGCTCGGCGCCGTCGGAGCGGGACTCGGCGCGATCGCCGGCGACGTCTCGGCCGTGACGAACGCGGGAGAGGGCGCCGCCGCGCTGCTGCAGACGGCCGCCCGGGACAACCGTGCGCTCGCAGATGCTCTGACCGCCGCCGCCGACGGGGTGGACCGTGTCCAGCAGGCGCTCTCGAATGCGATCGACTCGGGCGACTTCAGCCAGATCGCCAAGATCATCGGGGCGAACCCCGACGTCCTGGCGACGGCTCTCGCGCAGCCGATCGGCATCGACCGCATCCCGGTCTACCCGGTCGTGAGCTTCGGTGCCGGGATGGCCCCGCTCTACACCATCCTCTCCCTCTGGGTGGGTGCACTGCTGCTCGCGGTCACGCTGCGGGTCGACCCGCCGCGACGGGCATTCGAGGGCGACTCGGACCTCCAGCTGCGCTCCGACGGCGGTCCGCCGCTGAAGCTGCACGAGCAGTTCCTCGGGCGTTACGCGATCTTCGCGTTGATGGGACTGGCCCAGAGCACCCTGGTGTTCCTCGGCAACATCCTGCTCGTCGGCCTCGACCCGGTGCACCCGTTCCTGTTCATGGTGGTGGGCTGGACGACCTCCCTGGTCTTCACGTTCATCATCTACACGCTGGTCGTCTCGTTCAGCGACGCGGGCAAGGCACTGGCGGTGTTCGTCCTCGTCATCCAGGTCGCCGGCGCCGGTGGGGCCTACCCGCTGTCGCTACTCCCGGAGTGGTTCCAGAACGTCAGCCCGTTCCTCCCCGCAACCCACGCCATCGATGCGTTCCGCGCCGCGCTGGCGGGGATCTACCAGGGCGACTACTGGATCTCGCTCGGCTGGTTGCTCGCCTTCCTCGTGCCGATGGCGCTGCTCGGTCTCGCGCTGCGCAAGCCCCTCATCGGCTTCAACGAGAAGATGGAAGGCATGCTGCAGTCGACCAAGCTCATGTAG
- a CDS encoding glycosyltransferase family 2 protein, with amino-acid sequence MTVEASASPRVSVVVPVYNPGPGFDDLISSLDRQTLAPQDFEVLLCDDGSDDATRAHLDRVARNRPNVRVLHLEHTGWPGTPRNHGIQEARGTYVFFADQDDRLFEDGLEQLCDYADRNSSDVVVGKVVGVGRRIPGRIFRRDIPSAVLGKDPLLELLTPHKLFRTAFLRENGIRFPEGRVRLEDHLFVMQAYFRAERISILASRPCYAWINNAGSASSSRIDPESYFPHLESVLDLVEANVEPGARRDTLLRHWYRGKILKRMDGSRMVRYPDAYRERFLDTVSPIAQQRFGPGVERGLAFPLRIRSALLRQDRREDLLRLAEFEAGLECRTEVASAQWLRRGKLQLTVRVDVLRDGQDALVFAEEPASDAGAADPAVIRPLRWQPPAELGEILPASELDARRDLRRDRLEVYIRDRESRSERRIAGRVAPDLHRVPLTIDPLRTFARNDATASGELVAHVRRAGWTFETPLRADPALVEAMKPSPLLAGRRSRLVVAPDGTLGLRREWPAGRGRDLAARAVRRAGALARKVVPHRVRGVVAKALNYS; translated from the coding sequence GTGACAGTAGAGGCATCCGCGTCCCCCCGGGTGAGCGTCGTGGTCCCGGTCTACAATCCCGGACCCGGATTCGACGATCTCATCTCCTCTCTCGACCGGCAGACGCTCGCGCCACAGGATTTCGAGGTGCTCCTGTGCGACGACGGCTCGGATGACGCGACGCGCGCGCACCTGGATCGGGTCGCCAGGAACCGGCCGAACGTGCGGGTGCTGCATCTCGAGCACACCGGCTGGCCGGGGACCCCGCGAAACCACGGCATCCAGGAGGCACGCGGCACCTACGTCTTCTTCGCCGACCAGGACGACCGCCTGTTCGAAGACGGGCTCGAGCAGCTCTGCGACTACGCCGACCGGAACTCCTCGGATGTCGTCGTGGGCAAGGTGGTGGGCGTGGGCCGCCGCATTCCGGGGCGGATCTTCCGCCGGGACATCCCCAGTGCGGTGCTGGGGAAGGATCCGCTGCTGGAACTGCTCACCCCGCACAAGCTCTTCCGCACCGCCTTCCTGCGCGAGAACGGCATCCGGTTCCCGGAGGGCCGGGTGCGGCTCGAGGACCACCTGTTCGTGATGCAGGCCTACTTCCGCGCGGAGCGGATCTCCATCCTGGCGAGCCGGCCCTGTTACGCCTGGATCAACAACGCGGGCAGCGCCAGTTCCTCGCGCATCGACCCGGAGTCTTACTTCCCCCATCTGGAGTCCGTGCTGGATCTGGTGGAGGCGAATGTCGAGCCCGGGGCCCGCCGCGATACGCTGCTGCGCCACTGGTACCGGGGGAAGATCCTGAAGCGCATGGACGGCAGCCGGATGGTGCGCTACCCGGACGCGTACCGCGAGCGTTTCCTGGATACGGTGAGCCCGATCGCGCAGCAGCGATTCGGTCCCGGGGTGGAACGGGGCCTCGCCTTCCCGCTGCGGATCCGCTCCGCCCTGCTCCGGCAGGACCGGCGGGAGGACCTGCTCCGCCTCGCCGAGTTCGAGGCCGGACTGGAATGCCGGACCGAGGTCGCCTCGGCGCAGTGGCTGCGCCGAGGGAAGCTCCAGCTGACGGTCCGCGTGGACGTCCTGCGTGACGGACAGGACGCCCTGGTGTTCGCCGAGGAGCCCGCCTCCGACGCGGGCGCGGCGGACCCCGCTGTGATCCGTCCGCTCCGCTGGCAGCCGCCGGCGGAGCTGGGGGAGATCCTCCCGGCGTCCGAACTGGACGCACGGCGGGATCTGCGCCGGGACCGGCTCGAGGTGTACATCCGGGATCGGGAGAGCCGCAGCGAGCGCCGCATCGCCGGCCGCGTCGCCCCGGATCTGCACAGGGTGCCGCTCACGATCGATCCCCTGCGCACCTTCGCCCGGAACGATGCCACGGCCAGTGGAGAGCTCGTGGCGCACGTGCGCCGCGCGGGCTGGACGTTCGAGACCCCGCTGCGTGCGGATCCCGCGCTGGTGGAGGCGATGAAGCCGTCTCCCCTCCTCGCCGGGCGTCGGTCCCGACTCGTCGTCGCACCCGACGGCACGCTGGGACTGCGCCGCGAATGGCCCGCCGGGCGCGGACGGGACCTCGCAGCCCGTGCCGTCCGCCGAGCCGGCGCACTGGCACGAAAGGTCGTCCCGCACCGCGTGCGCGGCGTCGTCGCGAAGGCACTGAACTACAGCTGA
- a CDS encoding alpha/beta hydrolase encodes MPLDPFFAERLRVHRRYLIGKALASARTRLTRLWSRIRGDASAPARTPPGTGTGAAGQRRTPRERHRREAIAWDRKELATVGTPGPVLRTVEHEVQVPGYPSVRVRIYYPDGGEGTLVPGCLTLFGGAFRIGGIDYPTTDAANRRRAAAARVAMVAVDYALAPEHRFPTQVEQAHAVLVWLYRNAVELGVDPDRIGVAGTSAGASIAAALTLANRDRTGLPIRTQVLEVPVTDLTGRHIDLRASRALGIPRFIAMRELRSVARTYLARPSDARDPLASPLLAPSLAGLPEAVILTAEYDPLRGDGAAYAARLREEGVEASAVQYLGVIHDTPTFTGVLSSARRWERDVVSALARLHDG; translated from the coding sequence ATGCCGTTGGACCCGTTCTTCGCCGAGCGTCTGCGCGTCCACCGTCGCTACCTCATCGGCAAGGCCCTGGCCTCCGCCCGCACGCGGCTCACCCGCCTTTGGTCACGCATCCGCGGCGATGCCTCCGCCCCTGCGCGGACGCCACCGGGAACGGGGACGGGAGCTGCTGGGCAGCGGCGCACCCCGCGGGAACGTCACCGCCGTGAGGCCATCGCCTGGGATCGCAAGGAGCTCGCGACGGTCGGCACCCCCGGCCCGGTGCTGCGCACCGTGGAACACGAGGTGCAGGTGCCTGGGTATCCGTCCGTCCGGGTTCGGATCTACTACCCGGATGGCGGGGAAGGCACACTCGTCCCGGGATGCCTCACGCTCTTCGGCGGCGCCTTCCGCATCGGCGGCATCGACTATCCCACGACGGATGCCGCCAACCGCCGCCGCGCGGCCGCGGCACGCGTCGCGATGGTGGCGGTGGACTACGCGCTCGCCCCCGAGCACCGCTTCCCGACACAGGTCGAACAGGCCCATGCCGTGCTGGTCTGGCTGTACCGGAACGCGGTGGAGCTGGGCGTGGATCCTGACCGCATCGGGGTCGCCGGCACCTCTGCCGGCGCCTCCATCGCCGCAGCCTTGACCCTCGCGAACCGGGACCGGACCGGTCTGCCGATCCGCACGCAGGTGCTCGAGGTCCCCGTCACCGACCTCACCGGGCGCCACATCGACCTGCGCGCCAGCCGGGCACTGGGCATCCCCCGCTTCATCGCGATGCGGGAGCTGCGGTCGGTCGCCCGCACCTACCTCGCCCGCCCGTCGGATGCGCGCGACCCGCTCGCCTCGCCGCTGCTGGCGCCGTCGCTGGCGGGGCTCCCGGAGGCGGTGATCCTGACGGCGGAGTACGACCCGCTCCGGGGTGACGGTGCCGCGTATGCCGCCCGGCTGCGCGAGGAGGGTGTGGAGGCCAGCGCCGTGCAGTATCTCGGCGTCATCCACGACACGCCGACCTTCACGGGCGTCCTGTCGTCGGCACGTCGGTGGGAGCGGGACGTCGTCAGCGCGCTGGCGCGCCTCCACGACGGATGA